A portion of the Chlamydia avium 10DC88 genome contains these proteins:
- the ung gene encoding uracil-DNA glycosylase has protein sequence MQNAFTINQLPVSWQEQLEDTWFQPYMHQLREFLLLEYSQTTIYPDKKNIFNALKSTPFDSVRVVILGQDPYPGQGQAHGLSFSVPTGVRLPPSLINIFHELHTDLGIKNTTGCLQAWADQGVLLLNTVLTVRAGAPFSHAGRGWECFTDVIIKKLIENRSHIIFVLWGNAARKKCDLLFHSSHKHAVLAAPHPSPLSAHRGFFGCSHFSKINYLLKKLNKPMINWKLP, from the coding sequence ATGCAAAACGCATTTACTATAAACCAGCTTCCAGTGTCTTGGCAAGAACAGCTTGAAGATACTTGGTTTCAACCTTACATGCATCAACTTAGAGAGTTTTTGTTATTAGAATATTCTCAAACTACTATATATCCTGATAAAAAGAATATTTTTAATGCTTTGAAAAGCACGCCGTTTGACTCGGTGAGAGTCGTGATTCTTGGACAAGATCCTTATCCTGGTCAGGGACAGGCTCATGGACTCAGCTTTAGCGTTCCTACAGGAGTCCGGCTCCCACCTTCACTTATCAATATTTTTCACGAACTACATACTGATTTAGGGATTAAAAATACTACGGGATGCTTGCAAGCTTGGGCAGACCAAGGAGTCTTATTGTTAAACACTGTATTAACAGTGCGAGCAGGAGCTCCTTTTTCTCATGCAGGTCGTGGATGGGAGTGTTTTACGGATGTCATTATTAAGAAACTTATTGAAAATCGCTCTCATATTATTTTTGTTTTATGGGGAAATGCAGCAAGGAAAAAATGTGATCTATTATTTCATTCTTCTCATAAACATGCTGTTTTAGCTGCTCCTCATCCTTCTCCTTTATCTGCACATCGTGGTTTTTTCGGGTGTTCACACTTTTCAAAAATTAACTACCTGCTTAAAAAGCTAAATAAGCCCATGATTAACTGGAAGCTCCCATGA
- a CDS encoding ATP-dependent helicase translates to MLTLELNQAQSDAVTSPLSPILVLAGAGAGKTRVVTYRILHLINEGISPKEILAVTFTNKAATELKERIAHLCPKIQGEDSPMVCTFHSLGVFILRRSIHLLNRNNNFIIYDQADADKLLKQCLQKMNMNKTLSNQAQHLISQAKHRLLLPEDLNPEDYVNPIIPIYKEYQQRLQEANAVDFDDLLFLSVKLFQDCPEASKEYSELWKALLIDEYQDTNHAQYVMAQTIARKHQNIFAVGDPDQSIYSWRGANIHNILNFEKDYPQARILRLEDNYRSFGNILHAANTLIQNNTSRFKKELRSVKGPGEKIRVFFGKTDRDEAEFVVNEISRLHRQSHIPLKDICIFYRTNSQSRTFEDALLRRRIPYEILGGISFYKRKEIQDILSFLRMLVTPCDVIAFERTINLPKRGLGPTTISSLMDYALSNNLPILEACRLALETQSVKLSKKQHEGLRQYLYIFKLLENARLTLSLSEFVISTIRITEYLHILKKEDPDTYEDRKSNLDELASKTFEWEQNPDASLETFLDDLALKSSTEETKLTTDRVNLMTIHNGKGLEFRIAFIVGLEEKLFPHANSNETYENLEEERRLCYVGITRAQDLLYLTAAQTRFLWSTVRIMKPSRFLKEIPKECWVQVH, encoded by the coding sequence ATGTTGACCTTAGAATTGAACCAGGCTCAAAGTGATGCTGTTACTTCACCTCTGAGTCCAATCCTTGTCTTAGCAGGAGCTGGAGCAGGGAAAACTCGTGTTGTTACCTATCGTATTCTTCACCTTATTAATGAAGGCATCTCCCCAAAAGAGATTCTTGCTGTTACCTTTACAAATAAAGCAGCCACAGAATTGAAAGAACGCATTGCGCACCTATGTCCAAAAATACAAGGCGAAGACTCTCCTATGGTATGTACTTTTCACAGCTTAGGAGTGTTTATCTTGCGTCGGTCTATCCATCTACTCAATAGAAACAACAATTTCATTATTTATGATCAAGCAGATGCGGATAAGTTACTCAAGCAGTGTTTACAAAAAATGAATATGAACAAAACATTGAGTAACCAAGCACAACATTTAATTTCTCAAGCAAAACATCGTTTGCTCTTACCAGAAGATTTAAATCCCGAAGACTATGTTAATCCTATCATACCTATTTACAAAGAATATCAACAACGTTTGCAAGAAGCTAATGCTGTTGATTTTGACGATCTTCTTTTTCTATCTGTAAAACTATTTCAAGATTGTCCAGAAGCAAGCAAAGAATATAGTGAATTATGGAAAGCTTTGCTTATTGATGAATATCAAGATACCAATCATGCACAATATGTAATGGCTCAAACAATAGCAAGAAAACATCAGAATATCTTTGCTGTAGGAGATCCTGATCAATCTATTTACTCTTGGCGCGGAGCAAATATTCATAATATTTTAAATTTTGAGAAAGATTATCCTCAAGCGCGTATTCTAAGACTAGAGGATAACTATCGTAGTTTTGGGAATATCTTGCATGCTGCAAATACACTTATTCAAAACAACACGTCGAGATTCAAAAAAGAACTTCGTAGTGTAAAAGGACCTGGAGAAAAAATTCGTGTCTTTTTTGGGAAAACAGATAGAGATGAAGCAGAATTTGTTGTTAATGAAATTTCCCGTTTGCATAGACAATCTCATATTCCTTTAAAGGATATTTGCATTTTCTATCGTACGAATAGCCAATCGCGTACTTTTGAAGACGCTTTACTACGTCGCCGTATTCCCTATGAAATTCTTGGGGGCATTTCTTTTTATAAACGTAAAGAAATTCAAGACATTCTTTCCTTCCTTAGAATGTTGGTTACACCATGCGATGTTATTGCTTTTGAAAGAACTATCAATTTGCCTAAACGAGGTCTCGGCCCCACAACAATATCTTCATTAATGGATTATGCTTTAAGTAATAATCTCCCCATATTAGAAGCATGTAGACTTGCTTTAGAAACTCAAAGTGTTAAGCTCTCTAAAAAACAGCACGAAGGTTTAAGACAATATTTATATATTTTTAAACTATTAGAAAATGCTCGGTTGACTCTCTCTCTAAGTGAGTTCGTCATTTCTACTATACGCATCACAGAATATCTTCATATTTTAAAGAAAGAAGATCCAGATACGTATGAGGATAGAAAAAGCAATCTTGATGAGCTAGCTTCAAAAACCTTTGAATGGGAGCAAAATCCTGATGCTTCTTTAGAAACCTTTCTGGATGACTTAGCTTTAAAAAGCTCTACTGAAGAAACAAAATTAACTACAGATCGTGTTAACTTGATGACAATCCATAATGGTAAAGGACTTGAATTCCGTATTGCCTTTATTGTGGGCCTAGAAGAAAAGCTTTTCCCTCACGCTAATTCAAATGAAACCTATGAAAATCTTGAAGAAGAACGTCGCTTATGTTACGTAGGAATTACTCGGGCTCAGGATCTTCTTTATCTAACTGCAGCACAAACACGTTTTCTTTGGAGCACAGTTCGTATAATGAAACCTAGCCGATTTCTAAAAGAAATTCCTAAAGAATGTTGGGTACAAGTACATTAA
- the rpoN gene encoding RNA polymerase factor sigma-54 encodes MFRPEQKLSLKYLPSLRMQQGLHMLQFPITELSSYLLQQIIHNPCFDLSSLEEEEWSPCLSLPSIEVSQPESLLSYLYTQIQHTFDNPQDVRIAQHIIGNLSEQGLLSIPIQELALQLEVPVEEIAQIQIKIQHFHPLGIASSSLQDYWLFLLKHSSHTLAYTLIKDHYNALRNCDFSSIAKKLRCSPNHLLKSLKDALTSIPWSPAAGYTSPRSCPQPSLPDIYLKYEVGIWEIHINSRGLPPIRIDSHVLHIYEQLPEQEKKNLKHQILSAKWLIKNLKKREQLLFAIVEKMLPYQESFLLGKSSAPQALSVKFLAEELPYHQSTLFRAIENKTIATPKGIFPLKYLFPRPIHNSTQSKETILRWIHQWISSETSPLSDADISKRISEQGIPCARRTVAKYRAQLNILPAHKRHRYVKRFYSKT; translated from the coding sequence ATGTTTCGTCCAGAACAAAAACTTTCTTTAAAATACCTACCCTCGCTACGTATGCAACAAGGGTTGCATATGTTGCAATTCCCTATTACGGAGCTATCTTCTTACTTGTTGCAACAAATTATTCATAACCCTTGTTTTGATCTTTCCTCTTTAGAGGAAGAGGAATGGTCTCCTTGTTTGTCTCTACCTTCCATAGAAGTATCGCAACCTGAATCTCTTCTATCCTATCTTTATACTCAAATACAACATACTTTCGATAATCCACAAGACGTTCGGATAGCTCAACACATTATAGGAAATCTATCTGAGCAAGGTTTATTGTCCATCCCTATTCAAGAACTGGCATTACAACTAGAAGTGCCAGTAGAAGAGATTGCCCAAATACAAATCAAAATCCAGCATTTTCATCCTCTAGGCATAGCTTCGTCATCCCTACAAGATTACTGGTTATTCCTTTTGAAACATTCCTCTCATACACTAGCCTATACTCTTATCAAGGACCACTACAATGCATTAAGGAATTGTGATTTCTCCTCTATAGCTAAAAAACTTCGCTGTTCTCCCAATCATCTTCTTAAATCCTTAAAAGATGCATTAACATCTATCCCTTGGTCTCCTGCTGCAGGTTATACCTCGCCTCGATCTTGTCCTCAGCCTTCTCTTCCTGATATTTATCTTAAATATGAAGTTGGCATTTGGGAGATTCACATTAACTCTCGAGGTCTGCCACCAATTAGAATTGACTCCCATGTTTTACATATTTACGAACAACTACCGGAACAAGAAAAAAAGAATCTAAAACACCAAATTCTTTCTGCAAAATGGTTGATCAAAAATTTAAAAAAACGAGAACAATTATTATTTGCTATTGTTGAGAAAATGCTTCCTTATCAAGAGAGTTTTCTTCTTGGGAAGTCTTCTGCTCCTCAAGCTCTTTCTGTAAAATTCCTAGCGGAAGAGCTACCTTATCACCAATCTACTTTATTCCGTGCTATAGAAAACAAAACTATTGCTACACCCAAAGGAATCTTCCCTTTAAAGTATTTATTTCCTCGACCTATTCATAATAGCACACAATCTAAAGAAACAATTTTACGCTGGATTCATCAGTGGATCTCATCGGAAACTTCTCCTCTATCTGATGCCGATATTAGCAAAAGAATCTCAGAACAAGGTATTCCTTGTGCCCGACGTACAGTAGCTAAATACCGCGCTCAATTGAATATCCTGCCTGCGCACAAACGCCATAGATATGTAAAGCGGTTTTACAGCAAAACTTAA
- the topA gene encoding type I DNA topoisomerase, with the protein MKKSLIIVESPAKIKTLQKLLGKGFVFASSLGHVVDLPAKEFGIDIDHDFEPIYRVLPEKQEVINHICKLAKSCDVVYLSPDPDREGEAIAWHIAQQLPENIKTQRIAFNAITKSAVTEALKHPRPIDMALVNAQQARRLLDRIVGYKISPILSRKLQQRSGISAGRVQSVALKLVVDREKAIEAFIPTEYWNIRVLLQDPQTSKTFWAHLYSADGKKWEKELPKGKTTEDILLINSETTAQQYIQQLENTSYRVTRVEAKEKRRHASPPFITSTLQQEASRHFRFSSSKTMSIAQTLYEGVELGNEDVTGLITYMRTDSTRIDPEALSTVRNYIQTTFGSEYLPQSPNLFATKKMTQDAHEAIRPTDIRLSPDKLQDKLSDEQFKLYSLIWKRFIASQMNPAIYDTLTLTISTNVRIDLRASGSVLKFRGFLAVYEEKHDDDPDQEDNPSLPQLHAQDVLEKIQVTAEQAFTKPLPRFTEASLIKELEKSGIGRPSTYATIMNKIQNREYTIKENQRLHPTELGKIISQFLETNFPRIMDIGFTAFMEDELELIADNKKSWKLLLKEFWDQFLPVVTKVEKEAVIPRIITDTPCSACHKGKLVKIWSKNRYFYGCSEYPECDFKTSEEELTFNKDDYAKETAWDSPCPLCGGPMKIRHGRFGTFLGCLNYPKCRGTITLHKKGEEVKEEETPHCPAIGCSGKILKKRSRYNKTFYSCSEYPDCSVIGNSIDAVINKYTGTEKTPYKKKSTKKKATEKNNKTKNASLKKKASSSKGALLMPSPELSQILGKEPITRGEAIKKVWEYIKDSQLQDPTNKKRLIPDDKFQKIIGTDPIDMFQLPKLLNQHLSKIDGESPYPSSDSS; encoded by the coding sequence ATGAAAAAGTCCTTAATCATAGTGGAATCCCCAGCTAAAATTAAAACTTTACAAAAGCTCTTAGGAAAAGGTTTTGTTTTTGCTTCATCGTTAGGACATGTCGTTGATCTTCCTGCTAAAGAATTTGGTATCGACATAGATCATGATTTTGAACCTATTTATCGTGTTCTTCCTGAAAAACAAGAAGTGATTAACCATATTTGCAAGTTAGCAAAAAGTTGTGACGTTGTTTACTTATCTCCTGATCCTGATAGAGAAGGAGAAGCTATCGCTTGGCATATTGCTCAACAACTTCCTGAAAATATAAAAACACAACGAATTGCTTTTAATGCAATCACCAAAAGTGCTGTTACTGAAGCCTTAAAACATCCTAGACCTATTGATATGGCTTTAGTTAATGCTCAACAAGCACGGCGCTTATTAGACCGCATTGTAGGTTATAAAATTTCCCCTATCTTAAGCCGTAAACTTCAACAACGATCGGGAATATCTGCGGGACGCGTACAATCCGTAGCATTAAAACTTGTTGTGGACAGAGAAAAAGCCATAGAAGCTTTTATTCCTACTGAATACTGGAATATTCGTGTTCTTCTTCAAGATCCACAAACATCAAAAACCTTTTGGGCACATTTGTACTCTGCAGATGGGAAAAAATGGGAAAAAGAACTTCCTAAGGGAAAAACAACCGAAGACATTCTATTAATTAATTCTGAAACTACAGCACAACAGTATATTCAACAACTAGAAAACACTTCATACCGTGTGACACGTGTAGAAGCAAAAGAAAAACGTCGTCATGCATCTCCTCCATTTATCACATCCACATTACAACAAGAAGCAAGTCGACATTTTAGATTTTCTTCATCTAAAACCATGTCTATTGCTCAAACTTTATATGAAGGTGTAGAACTAGGTAATGAAGACGTAACAGGATTAATTACTTATATGCGTACTGATTCTACGCGTATTGATCCTGAAGCCTTATCAACAGTCCGAAACTATATTCAAACAACATTTGGTTCCGAATATCTACCTCAGTCCCCCAATCTCTTTGCTACAAAAAAAATGACTCAAGATGCTCATGAAGCCATTCGTCCTACAGATATCCGGTTATCTCCAGATAAGCTACAGGACAAACTATCTGATGAGCAATTTAAATTATATTCTTTGATCTGGAAACGCTTCATTGCCTCGCAAATGAATCCTGCGATTTATGATACTTTGACGTTAACGATTTCCACAAATGTGAGAATCGATTTACGTGCTTCAGGTTCTGTATTAAAGTTTCGCGGTTTTCTAGCTGTATATGAAGAAAAACATGATGATGATCCTGATCAGGAAGATAATCCCTCCCTCCCTCAATTACATGCACAAGATGTCCTAGAAAAAATTCAAGTTACTGCAGAGCAAGCTTTTACCAAGCCCCTCCCTAGATTTACGGAAGCCTCCTTAATTAAAGAGCTAGAAAAATCTGGTATAGGTCGTCCTTCAACCTATGCAACAATTATGAACAAAATTCAGAATCGCGAATATACAATTAAAGAAAATCAGCGCTTACATCCCACTGAATTAGGGAAAATTATTTCTCAATTTCTAGAAACAAATTTTCCTAGAATTATGGATATTGGTTTCACTGCATTCATGGAAGATGAATTAGAACTGATTGCTGATAATAAAAAATCGTGGAAATTGCTTCTCAAAGAGTTTTGGGATCAATTTCTTCCCGTGGTTACAAAAGTAGAAAAAGAAGCGGTTATCCCACGTATCATCACTGATACTCCCTGCTCAGCATGTCATAAAGGAAAACTTGTAAAAATCTGGTCTAAAAACCGCTACTTTTATGGGTGTTCAGAATATCCAGAGTGTGATTTTAAAACATCAGAAGAAGAGCTTACCTTTAACAAAGACGATTATGCTAAAGAAACAGCATGGGATAGTCCCTGTCCTTTATGCGGAGGACCTATGAAAATCCGTCATGGGCGCTTCGGTACTTTTTTAGGATGTTTAAACTATCCTAAATGTCGTGGCACAATTACCCTACATAAAAAAGGAGAGGAAGTCAAAGAAGAAGAAACACCTCATTGTCCTGCTATTGGATGTTCGGGGAAAATCCTAAAGAAACGCTCTCGATATAATAAAACATTTTATTCTTGTTCGGAGTATCCTGACTGTAGTGTTATTGGCAATTCTATAGATGCAGTAATCAATAAATATACTGGAACAGAGAAAACTCCTTACAAAAAGAAAAGCACTAAAAAGAAAGCAACTGAGAAAAATAATAAAACCAAAAATGCCTCGTTAAAGAAAAAAGCTTCTTCAAGTAAGGGCGCATTACTCATGCCCTCTCCAGAACTATCACAAATCCTTGGTAAAGAACCTATAACACGCGGAGAAGCAATTAAAAAGGTTTGGGAATATATTAAGGACTCCCAACTTCAAGATCCTACAAACAAAAAAAGATTAATTCCTGACGATAAATTTCAAAAGATTATTGGCACAGATCCTATCGATATGTTCCAACTACCGAAATTGTTAAATCAACATTTATCTAAAATCGATGGCGAGTCCCCATATCCCTCGTCCGATTCTTCATAA
- the dusB gene encoding tRNA dihydrouridine synthase DusB, translating into MASSIYIKNLRLRSPIVYAPLAGFSDYPYRRMSSIYSPALMFCEMVKVEGLHYSPARTLKLLTYSEAMRPIGGQLCGSCPQMAGEAAKVLENLGFDIIDLNCGCPTDRITKDGSGSGLLKTPELIGRIIEKIVESVAIPVTVKIRSGWDEHNINVEETVRIIKESGASAVFVHGRTRAQGYVGASNWSYIKRAKIAAGPEFPVFGNGDVFSPESAKLMLETTNCDGILIARGTMGSPWIAQQVQDYLNTGTYQKISFHQRKHAFVQHLRWVEEYYQSEEKLLVETRKLCGHYLKCAFNVRLLRSALSRATTSKEVYQLIDSYEESDEGYGDSPSILDKC; encoded by the coding sequence ATGGCTTCTTCAATATATATAAAAAATCTTCGTCTTCGTTCCCCTATAGTTTACGCACCTTTAGCAGGATTTTCGGATTATCCCTATAGGAGGATGTCATCTATATATAGTCCCGCATTGATGTTTTGTGAAATGGTCAAAGTCGAAGGTCTACATTATTCCCCCGCGAGAACACTAAAGTTATTAACATATTCTGAAGCTATGCGGCCTATAGGAGGGCAATTATGTGGTAGTTGTCCTCAGATGGCGGGAGAAGCTGCTAAAGTATTAGAAAATTTAGGTTTTGATATCATCGATTTGAATTGTGGTTGCCCTACAGATAGGATTACCAAAGATGGTAGTGGATCCGGTTTATTAAAGACTCCCGAGCTTATAGGAAGAATAATAGAAAAAATTGTTGAATCCGTAGCTATTCCCGTTACTGTAAAAATACGTTCAGGGTGGGATGAACATAATATTAATGTCGAAGAGACTGTGCGTATTATTAAAGAGTCAGGTGCTAGTGCTGTTTTTGTACATGGAAGAACACGTGCTCAGGGTTATGTTGGTGCAAGTAATTGGAGTTATATAAAACGGGCAAAAATTGCTGCAGGCCCGGAGTTTCCCGTATTTGGGAATGGTGATGTGTTTTCTCCAGAATCAGCTAAGCTTATGTTAGAAACCACGAATTGCGATGGTATTCTTATTGCTCGAGGTACCATGGGTTCTCCTTGGATAGCTCAACAAGTACAGGATTATCTGAATACAGGCACTTATCAAAAAATTTCTTTTCACCAAAGAAAGCATGCCTTTGTACAGCATTTACGATGGGTGGAAGAGTATTATCAAAGTGAAGAAAAACTGCTTGTAGAAACACGTAAACTATGTGGGCATTACTTAAAATGCGCTTTTAATGTACGTTTACTTCGTTCCGCACTATCTCGAGCTACAACCTCAAAAGAAGTATATCAGCTTATTGATTCTTATGAAGAATCGGACGAGGGATATGGGGACTCGCCATCGATTTTAGATAAATGTTGA